In Qingrenia yutianensis, one genomic interval encodes:
- a CDS encoding recombinase family protein — protein sequence MSRTSKITALYERLSRDDDLNGESNSITNQKKYLEDYARRNGFTNICHFTDDGFSGVNFNRPSFQELIKEVEAGNVATIIVKDMSRLGRNYLQVGFYTEVLFPQKDVRFLAINNSIDSNNASDNDFAPFLNIMNEWYAKDTSNKIKAVFDARMKDGKRCSGSIPYGYNRLATDKQTLVVDPVASGVVKRIFLLANEGKSPRAIAELLTEEKVLIPAAHAKEYHPEQYNGTKFSDPYTWGMSTIRAILSRQEYLGHTVLRKSVSTNFKLHKRKNTDEDEQYVFYNTHEPIISQELWDSVQKRKKRANRTAAKGTHSNRLSGYLYCADCGRRMTLQTHYSKKDRSVQYSYRCGGYASKVNSCTAHSISADNVEALILSAVKRLSKFVLNDEEAFAKELQALWNEKQTEKPKQNKSELHRFQKRYDELSKLIRGLYENLVSGLLPERQYKQLMKQYDDEQAELETKIEAMQQELTEEKANTVDIKHFISLIRKCKEPTEISDLMFAELIDKIVVYEAEGVGKARTQKVDIYFNYVGQVDIAYTEEELAEIKAQEEQIEMERLAKQREREKAYREKRKAKKLAENGGEIVKTKICPHCQKEFVPTSNRQIFCSKDCCYQARQDKTKADREAEKGNHYYRQRVCAVCGSTYWPTHSQQKFCSEECQKQNHNEKSLEFYHKKQKEKSECKDLLQTKELVSSTNSSEIITIPA from the coding sequence ATGTCAAGGACTTCAAAGATTACAGCACTCTATGAGCGTTTATCACGAGATGATGACCTCAATGGTGAGTCAAATTCAATCACCAACCAAAAGAAATACTTGGAAGATTATGCTCGCAGAAATGGGTTCACGAATATTTGCCATTTTACTGACGATGGTTTTTCGGGTGTGAATTTCAATCGTCCGAGTTTTCAAGAGTTGATTAAAGAAGTAGAAGCAGGAAATGTCGCAACGATTATCGTTAAGGATATGAGCCGATTGGGGCGAAACTATCTGCAAGTCGGCTTTTATACGGAAGTTCTGTTTCCGCAGAAAGATGTCCGTTTTCTTGCAATAAACAACAGCATTGACAGTAATAATGCTTCGGATAATGACTTTGCCCCGTTTTTGAATATTATGAACGAGTGGTATGCCAAAGACACAAGCAATAAAATCAAGGCTGTGTTTGATGCCCGTATGAAAGACGGAAAGCGTTGTAGCGGTTCAATCCCCTATGGATATAACCGATTAGCAACCGACAAACAAACGCTTGTCGTTGACCCTGTGGCTTCTGGGGTGGTAAAGCGTATCTTTCTGCTTGCCAACGAGGGCAAAAGTCCGAGAGCAATCGCTGAATTGCTTACCGAAGAAAAGGTTTTAATTCCGGCAGCACACGCAAAGGAGTATCACCCCGAGCAGTATAACGGTACGAAGTTTTCAGACCCATATACTTGGGGAATGTCAACCATAAGGGCGATTTTGAGCAGACAGGAATATCTCGGTCATACGGTTTTGCGTAAGTCTGTCAGCACCAATTTCAAGCTGCACAAAAGGAAGAATACCGATGAAGATGAACAGTATGTATTTTATAATACACACGAGCCTATCATCTCGCAGGAACTTTGGGACAGCGTTCAGAAGCGAAAGAAACGAGCGAACAGAACAGCGGCAAAAGGTACGCATAGCAATCGTTTAAGCGGTTATCTGTATTGTGCGGATTGTGGCAGAAGAATGACCCTGCAAACGCATTACAGTAAAAAAGACCGTTCGGTGCAGTATTCTTACCGTTGCGGTGGGTATGCAAGCAAAGTAAACTCTTGTACTGCCCATTCGATTAGTGCTGATAATGTTGAAGCCTTGATATTATCGGCTGTAAAACGATTATCAAAATTTGTTCTGAATGACGAAGAAGCCTTTGCAAAGGAACTTCAAGCACTTTGGAATGAAAAGCAGACAGAAAAGCCAAAGCAGAATAAATCGGAACTGCACCGTTTTCAAAAGCGATACGATGAACTATCCAAACTTATTCGTGGTTTGTATGAAAATCTTGTTTCGGGGTTACTGCCCGAAAGACAGTACAAACAACTGATGAAGCAGTATGATGATGAACAGGCTGAATTGGAAACGAAGATTGAAGCAATGCAACAGGAACTGACCGAAGAAAAGGCAAATACGGTGGATATTAAGCATTTCATTTCTTTGATACGCAAGTGCAAAGAGCCGACAGAAATTTCCGATTTGATGTTTGCCGAACTCATTGACAAGATTGTGGTTTATGAAGCAGAGGGTGTGGGAAAAGCAAGGACACAAAAGGTTGATATTTATTTCAACTATGTCGGGCAGGTCGATATTGCCTATACAGAAGAAGAACTTGCTGAAATCAAGGCACAGGAAGAACAGATTGAAATGGAACGACTGGCAAAACAGCGTGAGCGTGAAAAAGCATACCGAGAGAAGCGAAAGGCAAAAAAACTCGCTGAAAACGGTGGAGAAATCGTCAAAACAAAGATATGTCCTCACTGTCAAAAAGAGTTTGTGCCTACAAGTAACCGACAGATATTCTGTTCAAAGGATTGTTGCTATCAGGCAAGGCAGGATAAGACAAAAGCCGACAGAGAAGCAGAAAAAGGAAATCATTATTATCGTCAGCGTGTATGTGCTGTGTGTGGCAGTACCTACTGGCCTACACACAGTCAACAGAAATTCTGTTCCGAAGAATGTCAAAAGCAAAATCACAACGAGAAATCTTTGGAATTTTATCACAAGAAGCAAAAGGAGAAATCAGAATGCAAAGATTTATTACAGACGAAAGAACTGGTATCCAGTACGAACTCATCGGAGATTATTACTATCCCTGCTTGA